A stretch of the Campylobacter concisus genome encodes the following:
- a CDS encoding Mur ligase family protein has product MSLAKFLDGKPLYYKEIDYGRIIRAYATIKEHIKPFKIIHIIGTNGKGSTGRFLAQILSQNGAKVGHYTSPHIFKFNERFWLNGEVASDEILEVAHERLQGLLSDEYKVKTSYFEYMTLLSAVLFEGCDYFVCEAGMGGVLDATNVFEKELSIFTPIGLDHTAVLGDSLEEISRTKFEAMGKRAILNDDMNEISVAIAREIASEKKAVLSFPREILTKENLNEVTNYADKFNLPEFLRSNLTLAYAAAKILDSDIDIKKLGALSLRGRCEKIASNLYVDVGHNELGANAVAKKFSSKEFSNKKLTLVYNSFLDKDFKAVLAALKPVVEDVLLYHYHCEGRELGGELINKALNELEISHREFEPSDMNDIKEAKNGKIYLAFGSFHLAEAFLKEYYASKGL; this is encoded by the coding sequence ATGAGCCTAGCTAAATTTCTTGATGGCAAACCACTTTACTATAAAGAGATTGACTATGGCAGGATTATTAGAGCGTATGCGACTATAAAAGAGCATATAAAGCCATTTAAGATTATTCACATAATAGGCACAAATGGCAAAGGTAGCACCGGCCGCTTTTTAGCGCAAATTTTAAGCCAAAATGGCGCAAAAGTAGGGCACTACACAAGCCCTCATATATTTAAATTTAACGAGCGATTTTGGCTAAATGGTGAGGTTGCTAGCGATGAAATTTTAGAGGTAGCTCATGAGCGTTTGCAAGGACTTTTAAGCGACGAGTATAAGGTAAAAACGAGCTATTTCGAGTATATGACGCTACTTTCTGCGGTACTTTTTGAGGGTTGCGACTATTTTGTCTGCGAGGCTGGCATGGGTGGTGTGCTTGATGCGACAAATGTCTTTGAAAAAGAGTTAAGCATTTTTACACCTATTGGGCTCGATCATACGGCAGTTCTTGGGGATAGCTTAGAAGAAATTTCGCGCACAAAATTTGAAGCAATGGGCAAAAGAGCTATTTTAAATGATGATATGAACGAGATAAGCGTTGCTATCGCAAGAGAGATCGCAAGCGAGAAAAAAGCAGTTTTAAGCTTCCCAAGAGAAATTTTAACCAAAGAAAATTTAAACGAGGTCACAAATTATGCAGATAAATTTAATCTGCCAGAGTTTTTACGATCAAATTTAACTCTAGCCTACGCTGCGGCTAAAATTTTAGATAGCGATATAGACATAAAAAAGCTTGGCGCTTTGTCGCTTCGCGGTAGATGCGAAAAGATCGCTTCAAATTTATACGTTGATGTCGGTCACAACGAGCTTGGCGCAAATGCTGTGGCTAAGAAATTTAGCTCTAAAGAGTTTAGTAACAAGAAGCTAACTCTAGTTTATAACTCATTTTTAGATAAAGATTTTAAGGCGGTTTTGGCAGCTTTAAAGCCAGTCGTTGAGGATGTGCTGCTTTATCACTACCACTGCGAGGGCAGGGAGCTTGGCGGAGAGCTTATAAATAAAGCGTTAAACGAGCTTGAAATTTCACATAGAGAGTTTGAGCCAAGCGATATGAACGATATAAAAGAGGCAAAAAACGGCAAAATTTACCTAGCATTTGGCTCGTTTCACCTAGCTGAAGCCTTTTTAAAAGAGTACTATGCAAGCAAAGGTCTATGA
- the secF gene encoding protein translocase subunit SecF, producing MQIFTKAKVYDFMRFRFASLAFSIFLFVGSIILLATKGLNYGIDFSGGTLIQLKYDTKAPLDKIRDAFGTNEVLKNASVTEFGSEDEAVIRFSGSSSNLTGDIGTEIKQILKDTGNFEVRRVDIVGPKVGDELREKGLMALGISLIGILIYITFRFEWRFALAAIATEIHDIVITVGAISLFNIDVNLDTLAAVLTVLGYSLNDTIIIFDRIREGIKESKRTDIEGVINESVSATLSRTILTSATTMMTVLVLFLFGGDMIHGFSFILIVGIVIGTISSIYISSPFLIWFKFSIEHFRSRETEKQKIKKEREKERAMFEKGVV from the coding sequence ATGCAAATTTTTACTAAAGCAAAAGTTTATGATTTTATGCGTTTTAGATTTGCTTCACTAGCATTTTCTATATTTTTATTTGTTGGCTCTATCATTTTACTTGCTACAAAAGGGTTAAACTACGGCATTGATTTCTCTGGCGGTACGCTTATCCAGCTCAAATATGACACAAAAGCGCCACTTGATAAAATTCGTGATGCTTTTGGCACAAATGAAGTGCTTAAAAACGCCTCTGTTACTGAGTTTGGAAGCGAAGATGAAGCTGTTATTAGATTTTCAGGTTCAAGCTCAAATTTAACTGGCGACATTGGCACTGAGATAAAGCAAATCTTAAAAGATACTGGAAATTTTGAAGTAAGACGTGTTGATATAGTTGGACCAAAGGTTGGTGACGAGCTTAGAGAAAAAGGTTTGATGGCTCTTGGAATTTCACTAATTGGTATATTGATCTACATCACATTTAGGTTTGAGTGGCGTTTTGCGCTTGCTGCGATCGCAACTGAAATTCACGATATAGTTATAACTGTTGGTGCTATTTCGCTATTTAATATTGATGTAAATTTGGACACGCTAGCTGCTGTTTTAACGGTGCTTGGCTACTCTCTAAATGATACGATCATCATTTTTGACAGGATAAGAGAGGGTATCAAAGAGAGTAAGCGAACTGACATCGAGGGTGTTATCAATGAGTCAGTTTCTGCTACGCTTTCAAGAACTATCTTAACTTCAGCCACTACGATGATGACGGTTCTTGTGCTATTTTTGTTTGGCGGAGATATGATACATGGATTTTCATTTATTCTTATCGTTGGTATTGTCATAGGAACGATCAGTTCGATCTACATCTCTTCGCCGTTTCTTATCTGGTTTAAATTTAGCATCGAACATTTTAGAAGTAGAGAGACTGAAAAACAAAAGATAAAAAAAGAGCGCGAAAAAGAGCGTGCCATGTTTGAGAAAGGCGTTGTGTAA
- the lptE gene encoding LPS assembly lipoprotein LptE, which translates to MRYFLAFFIAFFICGCGYKPVSKITHDLVGDKIYVDVIISKEEPKNSVWIKDAVKEGMVARLNKDLSSKESADTSIIISVKDLNYEAIIYDEFGYITSYKAHLSLNYKTKFKDGSVVDIPATGEYDFSVARRQKDVRFADSILSDTQKYEAIKEASKEAFDEYIASLAVKGYRNGSSNR; encoded by the coding sequence TTGAGATATTTTTTAGCGTTTTTTATTGCGTTTTTTATCTGCGGGTGTGGGTATAAACCAGTTTCAAAGATCACACATGATCTAGTTGGCGATAAAATTTACGTTGATGTGATTATTAGTAAAGAAGAGCCAAAAAATAGTGTTTGGATAAAGGATGCTGTAAAAGAGGGCATGGTCGCAAGGCTAAATAAAGATTTATCAAGTAAAGAGAGTGCTGATACTTCGATAATTATTTCGGTAAAAGATTTAAATTACGAAGCAATTATTTATGATGAATTTGGCTACATTACATCATACAAAGCACATCTTAGCTTAAATTATAAGACTAAATTTAAAGATGGCAGCGTAGTTGATATTCCAGCCACTGGCGAGTATGACTTTAGTGTCGCAAGACGTCAAAAAGATGTAAGATTTGCTGACAGCATTCTTAGTGATACTCAAAAATACGAAGCTATCAAAGAGGCATCAAAAGAGGCTTTTGATGAGTATATCGCAAGTTTAGCGGTAAAAGGATATAGAAATGGCAGCAGTAACCGTTAG
- a CDS encoding apolipoprotein N-acyltransferase, translating into MLKNQRFAWISLFVRFLNGHFSTKIIIKAFVGAFLLSNFIFLAMAENQILNFISPFLTLTGIYVIINLSRAGFFAAGFFTGILWFYWIGFSFIYYELVWLIPFVVLFVALVYGLLFWIASFPSFVALRAVLLFLISYVHPFGFNWFNLEATLVLGAFEPSTRGLIFIFLAAIFLSLKGKILKFILAFICLIAALQFKSSEAKTLPFDVELVNTDVAQRVRWDKSLRMKFTNENLDLINNAIAEQKRLIVLPESSFPLFMTNEPLLVDELKELSKKITIVTGALAYENKQIYNSAFLFQDGTFRRMDKKFLVPFGEEIPLPKFMQDAVNKLFFGGASDFKKAENFSDYEVDGVKIRNAICYEATREELYKGEFDVVVAITNNGWFVPSSEPVLQRLLIKHLATKYNKVVYHSVNGSKSEIILPKKAFWDEF; encoded by the coding sequence ATGTTAAAAAATCAGCGTTTTGCATGGATTTCCTTATTTGTAAGATTTTTAAATGGGCATTTTAGCACTAAAATTATAATAAAAGCCTTTGTCGGTGCTTTTTTGCTTTCTAATTTCATTTTTTTAGCCATGGCTGAAAATCAAATTTTAAATTTCATCTCACCTTTTCTCACACTAACTGGAATTTACGTCATCATAAATTTAAGCAGGGCTGGCTTTTTTGCGGCTGGATTTTTCACTGGGATTTTGTGGTTTTACTGGATCGGCTTTAGCTTTATCTACTATGAGCTTGTCTGGCTTATACCATTTGTCGTCCTCTTTGTAGCCCTTGTTTATGGACTTTTATTTTGGATAGCCTCTTTTCCAAGCTTTGTAGCACTAAGAGCCGTTTTACTATTTTTAATAAGCTACGTTCATCCATTTGGCTTTAACTGGTTTAACCTTGAAGCCACGCTTGTTTTAGGCGCTTTTGAGCCAAGCACGAGAGGGCTTATATTTATATTTTTAGCAGCCATTTTTTTAAGCCTAAAGGGTAAAATTTTAAAATTTATCCTAGCTTTTATATGCCTCATCGCTGCCTTGCAGTTTAAAAGTAGCGAGGCGAAAACTTTACCATTTGACGTGGAGTTAGTAAATACCGATGTCGCTCAAAGAGTGCGATGGGATAAAAGCTTACGCATGAAATTTACAAATGAAAATTTAGACTTAATAAATAACGCCATAGCCGAGCAAAAACGCCTTATCGTGCTGCCAGAGAGCTCGTTTCCACTATTTATGACAAATGAGCCACTGCTCGTTGATGAGCTAAAAGAGCTTTCAAAAAAGATAACCATCGTAACTGGTGCGCTTGCCTATGAAAATAAGCAAATTTATAACTCCGCCTTTTTATTTCAAGATGGCACTTTTAGGCGAATGGATAAGAAATTTTTAGTGCCATTTGGCGAAGAAATTCCTTTGCCAAAATTTATGCAAGATGCGGTAAATAAGCTATTTTTTGGCGGAGCTAGCGACTTTAAAAAGGCTGAAAATTTTAGCGACTACGAGGTAGATGGAGTAAAAATTAGAAACGCTATCTGCTATGAAGCGACAAGAGAGGAGCTTTACAAAGGCGAATTTGACGTGGTTGTAGCTATCACAAACAATGGCTGGTTTGTGCCAAGCAGCGAGCCTGTGCTTCAAAGGCTGCTTATAAAACACCTTGCTACAAAATACAATAAAGTCGTCTATCACAGCGTAAATGGCTCAAAAAGTGAGATCATTTTGCCTAAAAAAGCGTTTTGGGATGAGTTCTAA
- the secD gene encoding protein translocase subunit SecD, with product MRNARVTYRLIILILALIFGFGFSVPSFFQTQNGAKISLGLDLQGGLHMLLGVETSEAIHSKIKSIAGSINYYAKKEDVLIDKFKIKEENIDFTLLDGDEAPKVDKALAEIKGLDIKKDGLNYSISLTEQERTDTIEYAISQAVETIRNRLDQFGLAEPTVARQGKDNILVELPGIKTEEDEQRARDLIAKAAHLQLMAVDDKRQDQANTMSEAEAESYGDVIFKDAKNDRVKYVVKNIPVLDGSMLTDAKVAFSQQNNLPIINFTLNSEGARIFGDFTGANVGKRLAIVLDGKVYSAPVINERIGGGSGQISGGFTLDEAHDVAIALRSGALLAPVKMLEKRSVGPSLGQESINQSMVALAAGSILVVLFMLVYYGISGVFANIALVADVVILVAVMALFGATLTLPGMAGIVLTIGMAVDANVIINERIRELLREGVAIRTAVQKGYEHAMSAIIDSNLTTIITVAVLYAYGTGPVKGFAVTMAIGIMASMLTAILGTHGMFDAAMDKIEKSGNTRLWFGYKRS from the coding sequence ATGCGTAATGCAAGAGTCACATATAGGCTAATTATCTTAATATTAGCCTTGATTTTTGGTTTTGGCTTTTCGGTGCCATCTTTTTTTCAGACTCAAAATGGGGCTAAAATTTCACTTGGCCTTGATCTTCAAGGCGGCCTTCATATGCTACTTGGTGTTGAAACGAGCGAAGCTATCCACTCTAAGATCAAGTCAATCGCTGGAAGCATAAATTATTATGCCAAAAAAGAAGATGTGTTAATTGATAAATTTAAGATTAAAGAAGAGAACATTGACTTTACTCTCCTTGATGGCGACGAGGCTCCAAAAGTAGATAAAGCACTAGCCGAGATAAAGGGGCTTGATATTAAAAAAGATGGTTTAAATTACAGCATATCTTTAACCGAGCAAGAAAGAACGGATACGATCGAATATGCGATCTCGCAAGCTGTTGAAACTATTAGAAACAGACTCGATCAGTTTGGTCTAGCTGAGCCAACTGTTGCCAGACAGGGCAAAGACAATATCCTAGTTGAGCTTCCTGGCATAAAGACTGAAGAGGATGAACAAAGAGCAAGAGATCTTATCGCAAAGGCTGCTCACTTGCAGTTAATGGCAGTTGATGATAAAAGACAAGATCAGGCTAATACAATGAGTGAGGCAGAGGCTGAGAGCTATGGTGATGTGATCTTTAAAGATGCTAAAAATGACCGTGTAAAATATGTCGTTAAAAATATCCCAGTGCTTGACGGCTCTATGCTAACTGATGCAAAGGTTGCATTTTCTCAGCAAAATAACTTGCCTATTATAAATTTCACTCTTAACTCAGAAGGCGCTAGAATTTTTGGTGATTTTACTGGCGCAAATGTCGGCAAAAGGCTTGCTATCGTGCTTGATGGCAAGGTCTATTCAGCTCCTGTTATAAATGAAAGAATAGGTGGCGGTAGCGGTCAGATTAGCGGTGGCTTTACTCTTGATGAGGCTCACGACGTAGCGATCGCTCTTAGAAGCGGCGCACTTTTAGCACCTGTTAAGATGCTAGAGAAAAGAAGCGTTGGTCCATCTTTGGGACAAGAGAGTATCAACCAAAGCATGGTAGCACTTGCTGCCGGATCTATCTTAGTCGTACTATTTATGCTAGTTTATTACGGAATTTCTGGCGTTTTTGCAAATATTGCACTAGTTGCAGACGTCGTTATATTAGTCGCTGTGATGGCACTTTTTGGAGCGACGCTTACTTTACCTGGTATGGCTGGTATCGTGCTAACGATCGGTATGGCTGTTGATGCAAACGTCATCATAAATGAGCGTATACGTGAGCTTTTGCGTGAAGGTGTAGCGATAAGGACAGCTGTTCAAAAAGGCTATGAGCACGCCATGAGTGCGATTATCGACTCAAATTTAACTACTATCATCACAGTTGCGGTGCTTTACGCTTATGGCACTGGCCCAGTTAAAGGCTTTGCAGTAACAATGGCAATAGGTATCATGGCTTCGATGCTAACAGCTATACTTGGCACTCACGGTATGTTTGATGCCGCTATGGACAAGATAGAAAAAAGTGGAAATACCAGACTTTGGTTTGGTTATAAAAGGAGCTAA
- a CDS encoding GGDEF domain-containing protein translates to MAAVTVSQIVKEALNEIKDRHLMLTPENYTEVYNEISKKYGFTTEESKKIEKYISRLGDEYKNQALSLHIKTVDEFVAFMTARLSRGAQQGAGFATDDKKLQSLNAFARRILQAISMLHNKDAKSLAEQSMQLLARRYDEKNLEEMCLRWFDFVSSYDTEFLEFLKYYGVRNFDDLKTMSSELEKFLTQKDEDGEEDVLIQLLSLTLEPSITKDLDEELSTIRSTLKQNPKTLNSKEFQEKVKAFVDRRIEEDRTEIIEKVGSLNNVLQNISERISDIAVSSQSSSDKVKSIKNDLKNVNLNTNSIDQVRSMLIEIAGALEIESKELGIEMHNRQATILELQNRVNSLEKELEEAKLESKEDFLTKVSTKRALMNEIQRIEEAYKRYGTDYSICFVDIDFFKSINDTYGHEAGDVILSAVAQVLKKNARKVDFVGRYGGEEFVILLPSTGLKDSVKFGDKLRSMIENFKFIYKNERIKVTISSGIATRSANLSETMTLEAADKMLYLSKENGRNQVMPKIIEEK, encoded by the coding sequence ATGGCAGCAGTAACCGTTAGTCAAATAGTCAAGGAAGCCTTAAATGAGATCAAAGATCGCCATTTGATGCTAACGCCAGAGAATTACACTGAAGTATATAATGAAATTTCTAAAAAATACGGCTTTACAACAGAAGAGAGTAAAAAGATAGAAAAATATATCTCAAGGCTTGGTGATGAATATAAAAATCAAGCCTTGAGCCTTCATATAAAGACGGTCGATGAGTTTGTTGCTTTTATGACTGCTAGGCTCTCTAGAGGTGCTCAACAAGGAGCAGGATTTGCGACTGACGATAAAAAATTACAATCACTAAACGCATTTGCTAGAAGAATTCTCCAAGCTATCTCAATGCTTCACAATAAAGATGCAAAAAGCTTAGCAGAGCAAAGTATGCAACTGCTCGCTAGAAGATATGATGAGAAAAATCTTGAAGAAATGTGCCTTAGATGGTTTGACTTTGTTAGCTCTTACGACACTGAATTTTTAGAATTTTTGAAATATTATGGTGTTAGAAATTTTGATGATTTAAAGACAATGAGTTCTGAACTTGAAAAATTTCTTACACAAAAAGATGAAGATGGTGAAGAGGATGTTTTGATTCAGCTTTTAAGCCTTACTCTTGAGCCTTCTATTACAAAGGATCTTGATGAAGAGCTTAGCACGATAAGAAGTACTTTGAAGCAAAATCCTAAAACCTTAAATAGCAAAGAATTTCAAGAAAAGGTAAAGGCATTTGTTGATCGCAGAATAGAAGAAGATAGAACAGAGATCATAGAAAAAGTTGGTTCGCTAAATAATGTCTTGCAAAATATAAGCGAGAGAATTTCTGATATTGCGGTTAGCTCGCAAAGTAGTTCTGATAAAGTAAAAAGCATTAAAAATGATCTAAAAAATGTAAATTTAAATACAAATAGCATTGATCAAGTAAGAAGTATGCTTATTGAGATCGCTGGTGCTTTGGAGATCGAGAGCAAAGAGCTAGGTATCGAGATGCACAATAGGCAAGCTACTATCTTAGAGCTTCAAAATAGAGTGAATAGCCTTGAAAAAGAGCTTGAAGAAGCTAAGCTGGAGAGTAAAGAGGACTTTTTGACAAAAGTATCTACTAAGCGTGCTTTGATGAACGAGATTCAACGCATTGAAGAGGCATATAAACGCTATGGGACTGACTATTCTATCTGCTTTGTTGATATTGACTTTTTCAAAAGCATAAACGATACTTATGGGCATGAGGCTGGAGATGTTATTCTTTCAGCGGTAGCTCAAGTACTTAAGAAAAATGCTAGAAAGGTTGATTTTGTTGGTAGATATGGTGGCGAAGAATTTGTAATCTTGCTTCCAAGCACTGGCTTAAAAGATAGTGTTAAATTTGGAGATAAGCTAAGAAGTATGATAGAAAATTTCAAATTTATCTATAAAAATGAGCGCATCAAAGTTACTATCAGCTCTGGTATAGCGACAAGAAGTGCAAATTTAAGTGAGACAATGACGCTTGAGGCTGCTGATAAGATGCTTTATCTCTCAAAAGAAAATGGTAGAAATCAAGTAATGCCAAAGATAATCGAGGAAAAATGA
- the leuS gene encoding leucine--tRNA ligase, producing the protein MAEKRKYEPLKIEKKWQEIWDKNEEFEPKDDLSLPKKYILSMFPYPSGRIHMGHVRNYSIGDALARSYRKSGYNVLHPIGFDSFGMPAENAAIKHKIHPKIWTYENIDYMKKELASLGFSFSKKRILATSDPLYTKWEQSFFIKMFEKGLVYRKNAIINWCEYDQTVLANEQVEDGKCWRCGNDVVQKELPGYYFNITKYASELLDDLKLLEGKWPNQVITMQENWIGRSYGLEFKFYLDEASKEALGDKFDGFEVFTTRADTIYGVSYTALAPEHPIVKALLENAKFDESKMAKIKAILNQSPRERQASEKDGEFLGIYVVHPLTNEKIPVWVANFILSDYGSGAIMAVPAHDQRDFEFASKFNLPIKPVVKPLEGESDSSKAYSEYGVSVNSELINGLASEEAKNFIIEKFEKDGLGKRITNYKLRDWGISRQRYWGAPIPVVHCKCCGVVPEKEENLPIALPEDVEITGEGNPLDKHPTWKFTKCPKCGKDAIRETDTMDTFVESSWYFARFASDEKTWEQKALDEKSVNYWMNVDQYIGGIEHAILHLLYARFFQKVLRDLGYLRDDEPFENLLTQGMVLKDGKKMSKSKGNVVDPDDIINKYGADTARLFILFAAPPQKELEWNDSAVEGAFRFLNRLWEKAQTIKKIDKLPEIDHESLNKDEKFARLKIYEALKKSTEVFGDTFAFNTLIAACMEALNAINAQDNDDVNAEGFFIILNLLEPIVPHIANELSEELFGRKNFIKIAVKEEVFVKDSIALAVTVNGKKRAEFEVAASESESEILKLAKQNVAKWLEGKEILKEIYIKGKLVNFVIKG; encoded by the coding sequence ATGGCTGAAAAGAGAAAATATGAGCCTTTAAAGATAGAAAAAAAATGGCAAGAAATTTGGGATAAAAATGAAGAATTTGAACCAAAAGATGACCTAAGCTTGCCGAAAAAATATATCCTAAGTATGTTTCCGTATCCAAGCGGACGCATACACATGGGGCATGTGAGAAACTACTCTATCGGTGATGCACTTGCTAGATCATATAGAAAAAGCGGCTACAACGTGCTTCATCCTATTGGCTTTGACAGCTTTGGTATGCCAGCTGAAAACGCAGCCATAAAACATAAAATTCACCCTAAAATTTGGACTTATGAAAATATCGACTATATGAAAAAAGAGCTTGCAAGCCTTGGTTTTTCATTTTCTAAAAAGAGAATTTTAGCCACGTCTGATCCACTTTACACAAAGTGGGAGCAAAGCTTTTTTATAAAGATGTTTGAAAAAGGGCTTGTTTATAGAAAAAATGCAATTATAAATTGGTGCGAATACGATCAAACTGTGCTTGCAAATGAGCAGGTAGAGGATGGCAAATGCTGGAGATGTGGTAATGATGTTGTACAAAAAGAGCTTCCAGGATATTACTTTAACATCACAAAATACGCTAGCGAGCTACTTGACGATTTGAAGCTTCTTGAAGGCAAATGGCCAAATCAAGTAATTACAATGCAAGAAAACTGGATCGGCAGAAGCTACGGCTTGGAGTTTAAATTTTATCTTGATGAGGCTTCAAAAGAGGCTTTAGGTGATAAATTTGATGGCTTTGAAGTGTTTACTACAAGAGCTGATACGATTTACGGCGTTAGCTACACAGCCCTTGCACCTGAGCATCCTATCGTAAAAGCACTACTTGAAAATGCTAAATTTGATGAAAGTAAAATGGCAAAGATAAAAGCCATACTTAATCAAAGCCCAAGAGAGCGTCAAGCTAGCGAAAAAGACGGGGAATTTTTAGGAATTTACGTAGTTCATCCGCTTACTAATGAAAAAATCCCAGTTTGGGTTGCAAATTTTATCCTATCTGACTACGGCAGCGGTGCTATTATGGCTGTCCCTGCGCACGATCAAAGAGACTTCGAGTTTGCAAGTAAATTTAATCTCCCTATAAAGCCAGTCGTAAAGCCGCTTGAGGGCGAGAGCGATAGCTCAAAAGCATATTCGGAGTACGGAGTTTCTGTAAATTCTGAGCTTATAAATGGGCTTGCTTCAGAAGAAGCTAAAAATTTCATAATAGAAAAATTTGAAAAAGATGGTTTAGGCAAAAGGATCACAAACTACAAATTAAGAGACTGGGGAATTTCTCGCCAAAGATACTGGGGTGCGCCGATACCAGTAGTTCACTGCAAATGCTGCGGCGTAGTGCCTGAAAAAGAGGAAAATTTACCTATCGCGCTACCTGAAGATGTTGAGATCACAGGTGAGGGCAATCCTTTAGATAAACACCCAACTTGGAAATTTACAAAGTGTCCAAAATGCGGTAAAGATGCGATCAGAGAAACTGATACGATGGATACGTTTGTGGAGAGTAGCTGGTATTTTGCTAGATTTGCAAGCGATGAGAAAACTTGGGAGCAAAAAGCACTTGATGAAAAAAGTGTGAATTATTGGATGAATGTAGATCAGTATATCGGCGGTATCGAACATGCGATCTTGCACCTTTTATACGCTAGATTTTTCCAAAAGGTCTTAAGAGATCTTGGTTATCTAAGGGATGACGAGCCATTTGAAAATTTACTAACTCAAGGCATGGTCTTAAAAGATGGCAAAAAGATGAGCAAAAGTAAGGGCAACGTCGTAGATCCTGACGATATTATTAATAAATATGGTGCCGATACGGCAAGACTATTTATCCTTTTTGCAGCACCTCCTCAAAAAGAACTTGAGTGGAATGACAGCGCAGTTGAGGGCGCATTTAGGTTTTTAAATAGACTTTGGGAGAAAGCACAAACTATCAAAAAGATAGATAAACTGCCTGAGATAGACCATGAAAGCCTAAACAAAGATGAGAAATTCGCAAGGCTAAAAATTTATGAAGCACTTAAAAAATCAACCGAGGTTTTTGGCGACACATTTGCTTTTAACACACTAATCGCTGCTTGCATGGAGGCACTAAACGCCATAAATGCACAAGATAACGACGATGTAAATGCTGAAGGCTTTTTTATCATCTTAAATTTACTAGAACCTATCGTACCGCACATCGCAAATGAGCTTAGTGAAGAGCTTTTTGGTAGGAAAAATTTCATAAAGATAGCCGTAAAAGAAGAGGTTTTTGTAAAAGATAGCATCGCTCTTGCAGTTACAGTAAATGGCAAAAAAAGGGCTGAGTTTGAAGTGGCAGCAAGCGAGAGTGAGAGTGAAATTTTAAAGCTAGCTAAGCAAAATGTGGCTAAATGGCTTGAGGGAAAAGAAATTTTAAAAGAGATTTATATAAAAGGCAAATTAGTAAATTTTGTCATTAAAGGATAA
- the yajC gene encoding preprotein translocase subunit YajC translates to MQNADFLTSLLPLVVLFAIFYFLVIRPQQKQQKAHAAMLAALDKGDKIITNGGLICEVIKAENDFIKVKLNDDVIVRIAREFVAKKIEEK, encoded by the coding sequence ATGCAAAACGCTGATTTTTTAACATCATTACTACCTCTTGTTGTGCTTTTCGCCATATTTTACTTTTTGGTTATTAGACCTCAACAAAAACAACAAAAAGCCCATGCAGCAATGCTCGCAGCTCTTGATAAAGGTGATAAGATAATAACTAATGGCGGACTTATCTGCGAAGTGATTAAAGCCGAAAATGATTTTATCAAAGTTAAACTTAACGATGATGTAATCGTTCGCATAGCACGTGAGTTTGTAGCTAAAAAGATCGAAGAAAAATAA
- a CDS encoding DUF6394 family protein, producing the protein MNWGKVIYIFFALMSLTTTAEFLYDKNEIALFVAASINLVSTLLKIGVKNLLSAELFASSLVADLHLIPAFVILQVSENITLSYSLAIGAVIANIFSLALVLIESSKAQEEF; encoded by the coding sequence ATGAACTGGGGAAAAGTTATCTACATATTTTTTGCGTTGATGAGTCTTACGACTACGGCAGAATTTTTATATGATAAAAACGAGATTGCACTCTTTGTGGCGGCTAGTATAAATTTGGTTTCAACGCTACTTAAGATCGGTGTTAAAAATTTACTCTCTGCTGAGCTTTTTGCAAGCTCGCTGGTTGCTGATTTACACCTTATACCAGCTTTTGTTATTTTGCAAGTCTCTGAAAATATAACACTTAGCTATTCATTAGCTATTGGCGCAGTCATTGCAAATATATTTTCACTAGCCTTGGTTTTAATAGAATCAAGTAAAGCTCAAGAAGAATTTTAG